The genomic interval GGGGCCGGACCTTATGGCGGACATGCGTGCCCAGGCGGAGCGGTTCGGCACCGAGATAGTGCAGGGCGACGTCACGAAGCTCGGCCTGTCAGGTCCGCCGTTCACGGTGACCACCAGCGCCGGCGACGAGCAGGCGCGGACGCTGATACTTGCCACCGGCGCGTCGGCCCGGCTGCTCGGCCTGGAGTCCGAGCGGAAGCTGATGGGACACGGCGTCTCCACCTGCGCGACCTGCGACGGCTACTTTTTCCGCGGCAAGCCGATCGCGGTGGTGGGAGGCGGCGATTCGGCGATGGAGGAAGCGACGTTCCTGACGAAGTTCGCGTCGCGCGTCACTATCATCCACCGGCGCGATCGGTTCCGTGCGTCCAAGATCATGCAGGACAAGGCGCGGGCGAACGAGAAGATCAGCTTCGAAATGGACACCGTGGTCGAGCAGGTGCGCGACGTGGAGCAGGGTGTCGTAACCGGGGTCGTCGTCCGCAACGTCCGGACGG from Acidobacteriota bacterium carries:
- the trxB gene encoding thioredoxin-disulfide reductase, translating into MRDVIIIGSGPAGLTAALYTARANLDPLLIEGLEAGGQLMLTTAVENYPGFRDGIMGPDLMADMRAQAERFGTEIVQGDVTKLGLSGPPFTVTTSAGDEQARTLILATGASARLLGLESERKLMGHGVSTCATCDGYFFRGKPIAVVGGGDSAMEEATFLTKFASRVTIIHRRDRFRASKIMQDKARANEKISFEMDTVVEQVRDVEQGVVTGVVVRNVRTDETKELEVDGLFVAIGHTPNTSLVEGQLELDQNGYIIPGRGATTSVPGVFACGDVQDHVYRQAITAAGSGCMAAIDAERYLESV